A single Kribbella aluminosa DNA region contains:
- a CDS encoding IclR family transcriptional regulator domain-containing protein, whose protein sequence is MAGRGAGPDFVEALARGLDVLASFDPGHRTMSLSEVATAAGLARPTARRLLLTLAELGFVRTAGGAFQLTPKVLTLGMAYVGSLGLWDIARPHLEALVARTGESSSMAQLDGSDIVYVARVSVPKLIALRVDIGTRFPATQTSQGKVLLSALSPAALADVLAQPSRAGLPPYIGRTAEQLRDELTEIRARGWALADEELAPGVRSVAAPVRDGTGTVRAAMNVTVHAAETSVDTLLQDHLPLLLRTAGDVSAEWALWQSRPHVEIEQRDETTA, encoded by the coding sequence ATGGCAGGCCGTGGCGCGGGTCCGGACTTCGTCGAGGCGCTCGCGCGCGGGCTGGACGTGCTCGCCTCCTTCGACCCCGGCCACCGCACGATGTCGCTGTCCGAGGTCGCGACCGCGGCCGGCCTCGCCCGGCCGACCGCGCGCCGGCTGCTGCTCACGCTGGCGGAGCTCGGCTTCGTCCGGACCGCCGGCGGAGCGTTCCAGCTCACGCCCAAGGTGCTGACGCTCGGGATGGCGTACGTCGGTTCGCTCGGCCTCTGGGACATCGCGCGACCGCACCTGGAGGCGCTCGTCGCGCGCACCGGTGAGTCGTCGTCGATGGCGCAGCTCGACGGCTCCGACATCGTGTACGTCGCCCGCGTGTCGGTGCCGAAGCTGATCGCGCTGCGCGTCGACATCGGCACGCGATTCCCGGCGACGCAGACGTCCCAGGGCAAGGTCCTGCTCTCGGCGCTCTCCCCCGCCGCGCTGGCCGACGTACTCGCACAACCGAGCCGCGCGGGGCTCCCGCCGTACATCGGCCGGACCGCGGAGCAGCTGCGCGACGAGCTCACCGAGATCCGCGCGCGCGGATGGGCGCTGGCCGACGAGGAGCTCGCGCCGGGTGTCCGTTCGGTCGCCGCGCCGGTCCGCGACGGCACCGGCACGGTCCGGGCCGCGATGAACGTGACGGTGCACGCCGCGGAGACGTCGGTGGACACGCTGCTGCAGGACCATCTCCCGCTGCTGCTGCGCACGGCCGGAGATGTCAGCGCCGAGTG
- a CDS encoding amidohydrolase family protein — protein MSTAPIVLRGGTVLTMDDQHTVLQNADVLIVDNQLAAVGPNLDVPDGTQVVDATGGIVMPGMIDTHRHMWQTAMRAYGADWTLTQYFVWYYLEHGKTFRPEDIHAGNLTSAWESLEAGVTTTVDWSHGLQSVEHAEAAVDALRAVPGRFVLAYGNIQAGPWEWTADPAVRAFLEGLRDDGQLGLQLAFDVTGDPEFPERAAFEVARELGLPVTTHAGVWGATNDNGIKLMHENGFMTPQNIYVHSATLTTDSYQRIAATGGSISVSTESEQSAGQGYPPTWQVRRHNIPVSLSMDTSVWWSGDLFSAMRSTLGADRAREHLEAHLKGATVTHSHLRAEHVVDWATRGGAKALGRDDLGSLEPGKKADVILIKNDASPVSFPLINPYGHVAFQAQRGDVHTVVVDGRVVKQDHKLVGCDLPAVRREVEATVEHLRSTLGEEAWKSGMNPELPEGEVLDNPYQYTTYKSGSTREARGTIFGDE, from the coding sequence ATGAGCACAGCTCCGATCGTCTTGCGGGGCGGCACCGTTCTGACGATGGACGATCAGCACACCGTCCTGCAGAATGCCGACGTTCTGATTGTCGACAATCAGCTCGCAGCCGTCGGCCCGAACCTCGACGTCCCCGACGGCACCCAGGTCGTCGACGCGACCGGCGGCATCGTGATGCCCGGGATGATCGACACCCACCGGCACATGTGGCAGACCGCGATGCGCGCGTACGGCGCCGACTGGACGCTCACGCAGTACTTCGTCTGGTACTACCTCGAGCACGGCAAGACCTTCCGCCCCGAGGACATCCATGCCGGCAACCTGACGTCCGCCTGGGAGTCCCTCGAAGCCGGCGTGACCACCACGGTCGACTGGTCGCACGGCCTGCAGAGCGTCGAGCACGCCGAGGCCGCCGTGGACGCGCTGCGCGCCGTACCCGGGCGCTTCGTCCTTGCCTACGGCAACATCCAGGCAGGCCCGTGGGAGTGGACCGCGGACCCGGCCGTACGGGCGTTCCTCGAAGGGCTGCGCGACGACGGGCAGCTCGGTCTGCAGCTGGCGTTCGACGTCACCGGCGATCCGGAGTTCCCGGAGCGCGCCGCGTTCGAGGTCGCACGCGAGCTCGGCCTGCCGGTCACCACGCACGCCGGCGTCTGGGGTGCGACCAACGACAACGGCATCAAGCTCATGCACGAGAACGGCTTCATGACGCCGCAGAACATCTACGTGCACTCCGCCACCCTGACCACCGACTCGTACCAGCGGATCGCCGCGACCGGCGGCTCGATCTCGGTCTCCACCGAGTCCGAGCAGAGCGCCGGCCAGGGCTACCCGCCCACGTGGCAGGTCCGCCGGCACAACATCCCGGTGTCGCTCTCGATGGACACCAGCGTGTGGTGGAGCGGCGACCTGTTCAGCGCGATGCGCAGTACGCTCGGCGCCGATCGCGCCCGCGAGCACCTGGAAGCGCATCTGAAGGGCGCCACCGTGACGCACAGCCACCTGCGCGCCGAGCACGTCGTCGACTGGGCGACCCGAGGCGGCGCGAAGGCCCTCGGCCGCGATGACCTCGGCAGCCTCGAACCGGGCAAGAAGGCCGACGTGATCCTGATCAAGAACGACGCCTCACCGGTCTCGTTCCCGCTGATCAACCCGTACGGCCACGTCGCGTTCCAGGCACAGCGCGGCGACGTGCACACGGTCGTCGTCGACGGTCGGGTGGTGAAGCAGGACCACAAGCTCGTCGGTTGCGACCTGCCCGCCGTACGACGGGAAGTCGAGGCGACCGTGGAGCACCTGCGGTCGACACTCGGCGAGGAGGCGTGGAAGAGCGGGATGAATCCGGAGCTGCCGGAGGGCGAGGTGCTGGACAACCCGTACCAGTACACGACCTACAAGTCCGGCTCCACCCGCGAGGCACGTGGCACCATCTTCGGTGACGAGTGA
- a CDS encoding CaiB/BaiF CoA transferase family protein: MKGPLSGLLVADFSRILAGPYATMLLADLGADVIKVEAPGGDDTRSWQPPVRDGISTYYLAVNRNKRSIALDLKDPTDLAAARELARRADVLVENFKPGGLARFGLDYETVAEGNPRLVYASISGFGSGPRGAELPGYDLIVQAISGLMSLTGDPGGEPFRAGISVFDVMAGLHATIGVLSALHLRSESGRGQHVEVNLLSSALSGLVNQSSAYVAGGVVPERMGNSHPSLFPYETLPCADGDLIITAGNNGQFRKLVEVLGVPELADDPRFDRNEQRTANREELRPLLVERLRTRTRTEWFRDIIAAGVPCGPINTVAGGIAFAEDIGLDPVVTAGGIPGVRNPITFSDSAASYRLPPPSLDEHGGELRKWLME, encoded by the coding sequence GTGAAGGGACCGTTGTCCGGGCTGCTGGTGGCCGACTTCTCGCGGATCCTCGCCGGTCCGTACGCGACCATGCTGCTCGCCGATCTCGGCGCCGACGTGATCAAGGTCGAGGCGCCCGGCGGTGACGACACCCGGTCCTGGCAGCCGCCGGTCCGGGACGGCATCTCGACGTACTACCTCGCGGTGAACCGGAACAAGCGGTCGATCGCGCTGGACCTGAAGGACCCCACGGACCTGGCGGCGGCCCGGGAGCTGGCGCGCCGGGCCGACGTGCTGGTGGAGAACTTCAAGCCGGGCGGGCTGGCCCGGTTCGGGCTCGACTACGAGACCGTTGCCGAGGGCAACCCGCGGTTGGTCTACGCGTCGATCAGCGGGTTCGGGTCCGGGCCGCGGGGCGCGGAGCTGCCGGGGTACGACCTGATCGTGCAGGCGATCTCCGGGCTGATGAGCCTGACCGGCGATCCGGGCGGGGAGCCGTTCCGGGCCGGGATCTCGGTGTTCGACGTGATGGCCGGGCTGCACGCGACGATCGGCGTACTGTCCGCGCTGCACCTGCGGTCGGAGAGCGGGCGCGGCCAGCATGTCGAGGTGAACCTGCTGTCGTCGGCGCTGTCCGGCCTGGTGAACCAGTCGAGCGCGTACGTCGCGGGCGGCGTGGTGCCGGAGCGGATGGGGAACAGCCACCCGAGCCTGTTCCCGTACGAGACGCTGCCGTGCGCGGACGGGGACCTGATCATCACCGCCGGGAACAACGGGCAGTTCCGCAAGCTGGTCGAGGTGCTCGGCGTACCGGAGCTGGCCGACGACCCGCGCTTCGACCGGAACGAGCAGCGAACGGCGAACCGCGAGGAGCTGCGGCCGCTGCTGGTGGAACGGCTGCGGACCCGGACCCGGACCGAGTGGTTCCGGGACATCATCGCCGCCGGCGTCCCGTGCGGCCCGATCAACACCGTGGCCGGCGGGATCGCGTTCGCGGAGGACATCGGCCTGGACCCGGTGGTGACGGCCGGCGGGATTCCCGGCGTACGCAACCCGATCACGTTCTCGGACAGCGCGGCGTCGTACCGTCTGCCGCCACCGTCGCTCGACGAACACGGAGGTGAGCTACGCAAATGGCTGATGGAATGA
- a CDS encoding citryl-CoA lyase has protein sequence MADGMRFPTSLGTSTADEIRLLGQDLTADLMGKVGFGELAFWLVAMRRPTPSETRVFEAVLVALADHGFTPTAIAARLTYLSAPDSLQGALAAGLLGGGSRFLGVTEDCGQFLHAALDGRAEADWDALALEVVRNAKADGKYVPGLGHPVHKVQDPRTPVLIGIAREEGLEGPHLKLFQAIGRVHEQVLGRRLPLNGAGVCGAALADLGLPVELLRGFALLARAAGLLGQLAEERRRPIGMDAYLTIDRNAEYVEP, from the coding sequence ATGGCTGATGGAATGAGGTTTCCTACGTCGTTGGGTACGTCCACTGCGGATGAGATCCGGCTGCTCGGGCAGGACCTCACGGCCGACCTGATGGGCAAGGTCGGATTCGGCGAACTCGCCTTCTGGCTGGTCGCCATGCGCCGCCCGACCCCGTCCGAAACCAGAGTCTTCGAAGCAGTCCTGGTAGCCCTCGCCGACCACGGCTTCACCCCGACCGCCATAGCCGCCCGCCTCACCTACCTCTCGGCCCCCGACTCCCTCCAGGGAGCCCTGGCCGCCGGCCTCCTAGGCGGCGGCAGCCGCTTCCTGGGCGTCACCGAAGACTGCGGTCAGTTCTTGCATGCTGCTCTGGACGGTCGAGCCGAGGCCGACTGGGACGCGCTCGCACTGGAGGTCGTCCGGAATGCCAAGGCGGACGGGAAGTATGTCCCAGGGCTGGGGCATCCGGTGCACAAGGTGCAGGACCCGCGAACGCCTGTGCTGATCGGCATTGCGCGGGAAGAAGGGCTGGAAGGCCCGCATCTGAAGCTCTTCCAAGCCATCGGGCGGGTGCACGAGCAAGTACTCGGTCGGCGGCTTCCCTTGAACGGTGCCGGGGTTTGTGGGGCAGCGCTGGCCGACCTGGGGCTGCCGGTGGAGCTGTTGCGCGGGTTCGCGCTGCTCGCTCGCGCGGCCGGTTTGCTCGGGCAGCTCGCCGAGGAGCGACGGCGTCCGATCGGCATGGACGCCTACCTGACGATCGATCGCAACGCCGAGTACGTCGAGCCCTAA
- a CDS encoding quinone oxidoreductase family protein, whose amino-acid sequence MRAAVLHTHGEPPVHADHPDPVAGEGRSIVRVTAAPIVPLDLLCASGTSYFGAPALPYVPGVQGVGVVEVSVTVAPGTRVFFATSAGMAPGDGSLAERVAVPDGELVVLEAGVADTSVAAIGLSGVAGWMALTWRARLQPGERVLVLGGGGAVGQVAIGAARVLGASSVVAAVRSDASRERAVAAGADEVVALSPDMEELTARLGGPYDVVIDPVFGVAATAAARVLADGGRLVNLGGASGDEAVFSSSVLRSKSAGVLGYTNNALTADQRRDALTAVLQHAAAGAIRVAHETVALADVASAWERQATGRTSGRLVLTFG is encoded by the coding sequence GTGCGAGCCGCAGTACTGCACACCCACGGTGAACCGCCGGTGCACGCGGATCATCCGGATCCGGTGGCCGGTGAGGGGCGCTCGATCGTCCGGGTGACGGCCGCGCCGATCGTGCCGCTGGACCTGCTGTGTGCCTCCGGTACGTCGTACTTCGGTGCGCCCGCGCTGCCGTATGTGCCCGGTGTGCAAGGTGTCGGCGTGGTCGAGGTGTCCGTGACGGTCGCGCCCGGAACCAGGGTGTTCTTCGCGACGTCCGCCGGGATGGCTCCGGGCGACGGCAGCCTCGCCGAACGGGTCGCCGTACCGGATGGAGAGCTGGTTGTTCTCGAGGCGGGCGTGGCGGATACGTCGGTGGCGGCTATCGGGCTGTCCGGGGTAGCCGGGTGGATGGCGTTGACCTGGCGGGCGCGGTTGCAGCCGGGGGAGCGGGTGCTGGTGCTCGGCGGGGGTGGTGCGGTCGGGCAGGTGGCGATCGGGGCGGCGCGGGTGCTCGGGGCGTCGAGCGTGGTGGCCGCCGTACGGTCGGATGCTTCGCGGGAGCGTGCGGTGGCGGCCGGGGCCGACGAGGTGGTTGCCTTGAGCCCTGATATGGAGGAGTTGACGGCGCGGCTGGGTGGGCCGTACGACGTGGTGATCGACCCGGTGTTCGGCGTCGCCGCGACGGCTGCGGCGCGGGTGCTGGCGGATGGCGGTCGGCTGGTCAACCTCGGCGGGGCGTCGGGTGACGAGGCGGTGTTCTCGTCGTCCGTACTGCGGAGCAAGTCGGCGGGCGTGCTCGGCTACACGAACAACGCCCTGACCGCGGACCAGCGTCGCGACGCACTCACCGCCGTGCTGCAGCATGCCGCGGCCGGCGCGATCCGGGTCGCCCACGAGACGGTCGCACTCGCGGACGTCGCCTCGGCCTGGGAACGTCAGGCGACCGGCAGGACCTCCGGTCGCCTGGTGCTCACCTTCGGCTGA
- a CDS encoding ATP-dependent Clp protease proteolytic subunit has translation MHTAHHPQSVLGRAPRATTPPYPGRPWPEVPRPGAPGVPSSPEPAPRPILPGWYESTSVSLERELADRLLAERVILVGGRLDDGLANHVAAELLLLDAGGNDPITIHLSSADSGLDAALSVAAAIDLIGAPVHVVARGTVRGPAIAVLAAAAQRRAHKHTMFVFSVPPFTANGTADELAALDAQHEREVARLRDLITQATGRTSDEVAEDLTAGRVLSAEEARTYGLISDLL, from the coding sequence ATGCACACCGCACACCACCCACAGTCGGTCCTAGGCCGAGCGCCCCGGGCGACCACCCCGCCGTACCCCGGGCGGCCGTGGCCGGAGGTTCCGCGGCCGGGGGCGCCTGGGGTGCCGTCCAGTCCGGAGCCGGCGCCACGACCGATCCTGCCCGGCTGGTACGAGTCCACCTCGGTCTCGTTGGAGCGGGAGCTGGCCGATCGGTTACTGGCGGAGCGGGTGATCCTGGTCGGTGGGCGGCTCGACGACGGGCTGGCGAATCACGTCGCGGCGGAGCTGCTGCTACTGGATGCCGGTGGCAACGACCCGATCACGATCCACCTGTCGTCGGCGGACTCCGGCCTGGACGCCGCGCTCTCGGTCGCCGCGGCGATCGACCTGATCGGCGCCCCGGTCCACGTCGTTGCCCGCGGCACCGTTCGCGGCCCCGCGATCGCGGTACTCGCCGCCGCCGCGCAACGCCGGGCCCACAAGCACACGATGTTCGTGTTCTCGGTCCCGCCGTTCACCGCGAACGGCACCGCCGACGAACTCGCCGCCCTCGACGCCCAGCACGAACGCGAGGTCGCCCGCCTCCGCGATCTCATCACCCAGGCAACCGGCCGCACCTCCGACGAGGTCGCCGAGGACCTCACCGCAGGCCGCGTCCTCTCCGCCGAAGAAGCCCGAACCTACGGCCTGATCAGCGACCTCCTGTAA
- a CDS encoding nucleoside hydrolase: MVTPLILDCDPGHDDALAILLAVADPAVSLRAVTTVAGNQTVDKSTLNARRVLSLPGITSVPSRAAPTARWSSTPSPALSVC; the protein is encoded by the coding sequence ATGGTCACGCCCTTGATCCTCGACTGCGATCCCGGCCACGACGACGCGCTGGCGATCCTGCTCGCGGTCGCCGATCCCGCCGTCTCACTGCGCGCTGTGACGACCGTCGCCGGGAACCAGACCGTCGACAAAAGCACGCTCAACGCCCGCCGGGTGCTGTCGCTGCCCGGGATCACGTCCGTCCCGTCGCGCGCGGCGCCGACCGCCCGCTGGTCCTCGACGCCATCTCCCGCGCTCTCCGTCTGCTGA
- the ftsH gene encoding ATP-dependent zinc metalloprotease FtsH has product MSEKESPAGAGADQASKPNGADQSGDRKDDRSPRPPHKPWRTEGLPVGHGDDEKPRRPRWWKWTAWIVGGYLVLFLLTTMQDQLAGGEQTIAYTDFAAQVQKQNVAEVFAQGDTIQGRLKQAADVPGKSGSTYTKFTTERPTFANDNLYGELQKGGATVRATPVVAQRGVLWNLLISLGPFILIAAFYFWLFRRSRAGGGLGGGLGGLLGGGGQQKKPVDPSTVRVTFADVAGIDEVEAEIEEVVDYLKDPEKYRRLGARAPKGVLLAGAPGTGKTLLARATAGEAGVPFFSASASEFIEMIVGVGASRVRELFGEARKVAPAIIFIDEIDTIGRARGGARSVGGHDEGEQTLNQILTEMDGFSGTEGVVVLAATNRADVLDPALLRPGRFDRTITVHAPDQPGREAILKVHARGKPLAPDADLGALSRSTPGMTGADLANLLNEAALAAARQGESQITMRDLTDALEKVQLGTARNVVMPEDERRRTAYHEGGHALLGMIQKGADPVRKVSIIPRGRALGVTLSTPESDRYGYDVDYLRGRIIGALGGMAAEQEVLGVVTTGAESDLETATRIARSMVGRWGMSEAIGPVSVLPAEGDARMAGVSDALLNTVDEEVRRLIEQCYADARRLLREHRPKLDSIADQLLEHETLDEADAYAAAGIPRRTRPEPPALPQAAATAPSEPQPAPRNGS; this is encoded by the coding sequence ATGAGCGAGAAGGAATCGCCGGCCGGAGCAGGCGCTGACCAGGCGTCCAAGCCGAACGGTGCGGACCAGAGCGGCGACCGGAAGGACGACAGGTCGCCGCGGCCGCCGCACAAGCCGTGGCGGACCGAGGGACTGCCGGTCGGGCACGGGGACGACGAGAAGCCGCGCCGGCCGCGCTGGTGGAAGTGGACGGCGTGGATCGTCGGCGGGTACCTGGTGCTGTTCCTGCTCACCACGATGCAGGACCAGTTGGCCGGCGGCGAGCAGACCATCGCGTACACGGACTTCGCCGCGCAGGTGCAGAAGCAGAACGTCGCCGAGGTCTTCGCTCAGGGCGATACGATCCAGGGACGGCTGAAGCAGGCCGCGGACGTCCCGGGCAAGAGCGGGTCGACGTACACGAAGTTCACCACCGAGCGGCCGACGTTCGCGAACGACAACCTGTACGGCGAGCTGCAGAAGGGCGGCGCCACGGTCCGGGCGACGCCGGTGGTCGCGCAGCGCGGTGTGCTGTGGAACCTGCTGATCTCGCTCGGCCCGTTCATCCTGATCGCGGCGTTCTACTTCTGGCTGTTCCGGCGGAGCCGGGCCGGCGGCGGTCTGGGTGGCGGTCTGGGCGGCCTGCTCGGCGGCGGCGGGCAGCAGAAGAAGCCGGTCGACCCGAGTACGGTGCGGGTCACGTTCGCCGACGTCGCAGGGATCGACGAGGTCGAGGCCGAGATCGAGGAGGTCGTCGACTACCTGAAGGATCCCGAGAAGTACCGGCGGCTGGGCGCGCGGGCACCGAAGGGCGTGCTGCTCGCGGGTGCGCCCGGTACCGGCAAGACGCTGCTCGCGCGGGCGACCGCGGGTGAGGCCGGCGTACCGTTCTTCTCCGCGAGCGCGTCGGAGTTCATCGAGATGATCGTGGGGGTCGGCGCCAGCCGGGTGCGGGAGCTGTTCGGCGAGGCGCGGAAGGTGGCGCCGGCGATCATCTTCATCGACGAGATCGACACCATCGGCCGGGCCCGGGGCGGCGCCCGCTCGGTCGGCGGGCACGACGAGGGCGAGCAGACGCTGAACCAGATCCTCACCGAGATGGACGGCTTCTCCGGGACCGAGGGTGTCGTGGTGCTGGCCGCCACGAACCGTGCCGACGTACTCGATCCGGCGCTGCTCCGGCCCGGGCGGTTCGACCGGACGATCACGGTGCACGCGCCGGACCAGCCGGGGCGGGAGGCGATCCTCAAGGTGCACGCTCGCGGCAAGCCGCTGGCGCCGGACGCGGACCTGGGCGCGCTGTCTCGGTCCACGCCGGGGATGACCGGCGCGGACCTGGCGAACCTGCTGAACGAGGCGGCGCTCGCGGCGGCCCGGCAGGGCGAGTCGCAGATCACCATGCGGGACCTGACCGACGCGCTGGAGAAGGTCCAGCTCGGTACGGCGCGGAATGTGGTGATGCCGGAGGACGAGCGCCGGCGGACGGCGTACCACGAAGGCGGTCACGCGTTGCTCGGGATGATCCAGAAGGGCGCCGACCCGGTGCGGAAGGTGTCGATCATCCCGCGCGGCCGGGCGCTCGGCGTGACGCTGTCGACGCCGGAGTCGGACCGGTACGGGTACGACGTGGACTACCTGCGCGGCCGGATCATCGGCGCGCTCGGCGGGATGGCCGCCGAGCAGGAGGTGCTCGGGGTCGTCACGACCGGCGCGGAGAGCGACCTGGAGACCGCGACCCGGATCGCCCGCTCGATGGTCGGCCGCTGGGGCATGTCCGAGGCGATCGGCCCGGTGTCGGTGCTGCCCGCCGAAGGCGACGCCCGGATGGCGGGAGTCTCGGACGCGCTGCTGAACACCGTCGACGAGGAGGTACGGCGGCTGATCGAGCAGTGCTACGCCGACGCCCGCCGGCTGCTCCGGGAGCACCGCCCGAAGCTGGACTCGATCGCCGACCAGCTCCTCGAACACGAAACCCTGGACGAGGCCGACGCCTACGCGGCGGCAGGCATCCCACGCCGTACCCGCCCCGAACCACCCGCCCTGCCGCAAGCTGCCGCGACGGCACCCTCGGAGCCACAGCCCGCTCCACGAAACGGCTCTTAG
- a CDS encoding DUF4832 domain-containing protein: MRRLGTALAVTGLLLPAQAAMAHDAPNGTTVSYTTNDEVIANQERGFYHHAETHYYADNSGYVPLDVTKLRNFRTQEHITQILRLFYLEKFAKQDVIDKHYLDLMQADFDTARAAGVKLIVRFAYALPGDGWPPPTPYGDAPVSRVVKQIKQLTPILRANSDLIAVVQSGFVGLWGEGYYTDYFSNPADPSQVSDQNWADRKAVIDALLRALPKDRMVQVRTPYMKQRMYGVPTGTAGGLTAKQAYDGSAVARIGQHNDCFLASPDDFGTYLSDPIELDKDFVAQDTNYVPEGGETCGLDAPRSEWPSAAAEMARLHFSFLNIEYHPDVLASWGSNIEIAKQKLGYRFALTQSTVSSQHGTVKVDLKLRNDGWAAPYNPRQVQLIFQNSKHTYKVDVPADPRRWSAGAVTSLNWTVKAPPAPGKYRVLLNVADPKLQSQSRLPGSAETYNAVYALRFANNGTWQPTTGYNDLQQTVTTG; the protein is encoded by the coding sequence ATGAGACGGCTCGGCACAGCCCTCGCAGTCACCGGTCTGCTGCTACCGGCCCAAGCAGCCATGGCACATGACGCACCGAACGGCACGACCGTCAGCTACACGACGAACGACGAGGTGATCGCCAACCAGGAGCGCGGCTTCTACCACCACGCCGAGACGCACTACTACGCCGACAACTCCGGCTACGTCCCACTCGACGTGACGAAGCTGCGGAACTTCCGCACGCAGGAGCACATCACCCAGATCCTGCGGTTGTTCTACCTGGAGAAGTTCGCCAAGCAGGACGTGATCGACAAGCACTACCTCGACCTGATGCAGGCCGACTTCGACACCGCACGCGCCGCCGGCGTCAAGCTGATCGTCCGCTTCGCCTACGCGCTGCCCGGCGACGGCTGGCCGCCGCCCACGCCGTACGGCGACGCTCCGGTGTCCCGCGTCGTCAAGCAGATCAAGCAGCTCACGCCGATCCTGCGGGCGAACTCGGACCTGATCGCGGTCGTCCAGTCCGGCTTCGTCGGGCTCTGGGGCGAGGGGTACTACACCGACTACTTCTCGAACCCGGCGGACCCGAGCCAGGTCTCGGACCAGAACTGGGCCGACCGGAAAGCCGTGATCGACGCGCTGCTCCGGGCCCTGCCGAAGGACCGGATGGTCCAGGTGCGAACGCCGTACATGAAGCAACGGATGTACGGCGTACCGACCGGGACCGCGGGTGGTCTCACCGCGAAGCAGGCGTACGACGGGTCGGCGGTGGCGCGGATCGGGCAGCACAACGACTGCTTCCTGGCGAGCCCCGACGACTTCGGCACGTACCTGAGCGACCCGATCGAGCTGGACAAGGATTTCGTTGCCCAGGACACCAATTACGTGCCGGAGGGCGGCGAGACCTGTGGGCTGGACGCGCCGCGCTCGGAGTGGCCGTCGGCGGCCGCCGAGATGGCCCGGCTGCACTTCTCGTTCCTGAACATCGAGTACCACCCGGACGTGCTCGCCAGCTGGGGATCGAACATCGAGATCGCGAAGCAGAAGCTCGGGTACCGGTTCGCGCTGACGCAGTCCACCGTGTCATCCCAGCACGGGACCGTGAAGGTCGACCTGAAACTCCGGAACGACGGGTGGGCCGCACCGTACAACCCGCGCCAGGTGCAGCTCATCTTCCAGAACAGCAAGCACACGTACAAGGTCGACGTACCTGCCGATCCTCGACGCTGGAGCGCGGGCGCCGTGACCTCCCTGAACTGGACGGTGAAGGCTCCCCCGGCACCAGGCAAGTACCGGGTGTTGCTCAATGTCGCTGATCCGAAGCTGCAGTCGCAGAGCCGACTGCCAGGTTCCGCCGAGACCTACAACGCGGTGTACGCGCTGCGATTTGCGAACAACGGGACCTGGCAGCCGACCACCGGCTACAACGACCTACAGCAAACGGTGACTACCGGATAG
- a CDS encoding ROK family protein, whose protein sequence is MPEEPAGGDLSRLRQLNAVAVLRESRGTQPLTLTELSKRTGLSRASTEDVARDLLGRGWLAEVAPTPGTVGRPARRYRFNSGAGRLLGVDVGGHKILALVTDLDGEVLHQARVEVPAEAGRRERLAAVDRCITKALTAAGGEGGGASIWATGVATTGLVDGTGKVMLSDSLPEWSGVDLGRQVRRLVPGAVRVENDCKLAALAETWRGVARYAKDVVFLLAGLRTGAGLIIDGKLHRGFANWSGEIGALPAAGWQQAPTHLHDWLSKHPTTGPDGFERVFVAARAGDQGAQRAVEEYVKDLAVGASALVLTLDPQLVVIGGGFSRSADVMVEPLRRELERWCLRTPEIRVSAFADEGVALGAVRMALDEVETAITDGLRP, encoded by the coding sequence ATGCCCGAAGAGCCGGCGGGCGGGGATCTCTCACGGCTGCGGCAGCTGAACGCGGTCGCCGTACTGCGGGAGTCGCGCGGGACTCAGCCGCTGACGCTCACCGAGTTGTCGAAACGCACAGGGTTGTCGCGCGCTTCCACCGAGGACGTGGCCCGCGACCTGCTGGGGCGCGGCTGGCTGGCCGAGGTAGCACCTACCCCAGGCACCGTAGGCCGCCCCGCCCGCCGCTACCGCTTCAACTCCGGCGCCGGCCGGCTGCTGGGAGTCGACGTCGGCGGCCACAAGATCCTCGCCCTCGTCACCGACCTCGATGGCGAAGTCCTCCACCAGGCCCGAGTAGAAGTCCCCGCCGAAGCCGGCCGCCGCGAACGCCTGGCAGCCGTCGACCGATGCATAACCAAGGCACTCACCGCCGCCGGCGGCGAGGGTGGTGGTGCGTCGATCTGGGCGACTGGGGTTGCTACTACCGGGCTGGTGGACGGGACCGGGAAGGTGATGTTGTCGGACTCGTTGCCGGAGTGGAGTGGGGTGGATCTGGGGAGGCAGGTGCGGCGCCTGGTGCCGGGGGCGGTGCGGGTGGAGAACGACTGCAAGCTGGCGGCGCTTGCGGAGACGTGGCGAGGGGTCGCCCGGTATGCGAAGGATGTCGTGTTCCTGCTGGCGGGTCTGCGCACCGGGGCCGGGCTGATCATCGACGGCAAGCTCCACCGGGGATTCGCCAACTGGTCCGGGGAGATCGGCGCCCTCCCGGCAGCGGGCTGGCAACAAGCTCCCACCCACCTCCACGACTGGTTGAGCAAGCACCCGACAACAGGGCCGGATGGGTTCGAGCGGGTGTTTGTGGCTGCTCGAGCGGGTGATCAGGGGGCGCAGCGGGCCGTGGAGGAGTACGTGAAGGATTTGGCGGTCGGCGCGTCGGCGCTGGTACTCACGCTGGATCCGCAGTTGGTGGTGATCGGGGGCGGTTTCTCGCGGTCGGCCGACGTGATGGTGGAGCCGTTGCGGCGGGAGTTGGAGCGGTGGTGTCTGCGTACGCCGGAGATCCGGGTCTCGGCGTTCGCCGACGAAGGAGTGGCGCTCGGGGCGGTCCGGATGGCGCTGGACGAGGTGGAGACGGCCATCACCGACGGCCTCAGACCTTGA